One Ammospiza caudacuta isolate bAmmCau1 chromosome 11, bAmmCau1.pri, whole genome shotgun sequence genomic window carries:
- the LOC131562280 gene encoding steroid 21-hydroxylase-like, whose product MAAAALLLGQLSLSLLSRLSRRGDGRGPRWGVLHLLHPQGALHLSRLTRRHGPVLRLRAAGREVLVPSSVATIREALVRHWGDWLGRPHSYLGLLVSRGGRDLALGDPCPGWRRQRGAVRGALARAGGRLGPLLWLQGRELCEELRSYGEAPLDPFEVFTFHTCSTIARLLFGELVPPPGELRAFSRCLGELLQVWGHSSVRVLDLLPLLRALPNPGLRKLLQLVQHRDMFVETQIQRHQACPSPPPDSVLGALLGRNPGAREGPLSPPRLHMALVDLFIGGTETTAAALGWAVAFLLHRPELQVRLRAELQGAQGPPGPGDMGRLPLLQATVSETLRLRPPAPLALPHCALRHTSLGGLPVAAGTVLIPNLLAAQQDPDIWQHPEVFLPERFLAPGAPSRSLLPFGCGARSCPGEGLARAELFVFLGLILREFRLEPGPEGLPGLRGSPGTVLRCPSFRLRMVPCQPPGLP is encoded by the exons ATGgcggctgcggcgctgctgctgggccagctgTCGCTGTCGCTGCTGTCGCGACTGTCGCGGCGTGGCGATGGGCGTGGCCCGCGCTGGGGCGTGCTGCACCTGCTGCACCCACAGGGGGCGCTGCACCTGAGCCGCCTGACGCGGCGGCACGGGCCCGTGCTGCGCCTGCGCGCGGCGGGCCGCG AGGTGCTGGTGCCGAGCTCGGTGGCGACCATCCGCGAGGCGCTGGTccggcactggggggactggCTGGGGCGCCCCCACAGCTATCTGG GGTTGCTGGTGTCACGGGGGGGCCGGGACCTGGCACTGGGAgacccctgccctggctggcggcggcagcggggagCAGTTCGGGGGGCACTGGCACGGGCTGGGGGGCGTCTCGGGCCCCTCCTTTGGCTGCAGGGCCGGGAGTTGTGTGAG GAGCTGCGTTCGTATGGGGAGGCCCCCCTGGACCCCTTTGAGGTGTTCACCTtccacacctgcagcaccatcGCACGCCTCCTCTTTGGGGAGCTG GTGCCCCCTCCAGGGGAGCTCCGGGCCTTCTCACGCTgcctgggggagctgctgcaggtctgGGGGCACAGCAGTGTTCGGGTGCTAgacctgctgcccctgctgcgg GCCCTGCCCAACCCGGGACTGcggaagctgctgcagcttgtCCAGCACCGTGACATGTTTGTGGAGACCCAGATCCAGCGGCATCAG GCgtgcccctcccctcccccggACTCAGTTctgggggcactgctggggcgTAATCCTGGGGCACGGGagggccccctgagccccccccgGCTGCACATGGCGCTGGTGGACCTGTTCATTGGGGGAACTGAGACCACTGCGGCggcgctgggctgggctgtggcctTCCTGCTGCACCGCCCCGAG ctgcaggtgcgGCTGCGGGCGGAGctgcagggggcacagggaccacCCGGGCCAGGGGACATGGGGCGCCTGCCCCTTCTTCAGGCCACCGTCAGCGAGACCCTGCGGCTGCGACCCCCTGCGCCCCTGGCGCTGCCCCACTGCGCCCTGCGCCACACCAG TCTTGGGGGGCTCCCCGTGGCAGCCGGCACTGTCCTGATCCCCAACCTGCTGGCAGCCCAACAGGACCCTGACATCTGGCAGCACCCTGAGGTCTTCCTGCCCG AGCGGTTCCTGGCGCCGGGCGCCCCCTCGCGGTCACTGCTGCCGTTCGGCTGCGGGGCGCGATCGTGCCCGGGGGAGGGGCTGGCGCGGGCCGAGCTCTTCGTGTTCCTGGGGCTGATCCTGCGGGAATTCCGTCTGGAGCCGGGCCCGGAGGGACtgccggggctgaggggctcACCGGGCACGGTGCTGCGCTGCCCCTCCTTTCGCCTGCGTAtggtgccctgccagcccccggGCTTACCCTGA